In the Pseudomonas orientalis genome, one interval contains:
- a CDS encoding OprD family porin, producing the protein MSTFHPRQLLLASVVSSLALPALAEEHGFLEDASANLNLRNFFFNRNYTNPTKTQGGAQEWTQSFILDAKSGFTQGTVGFGVDVLGLYSLKLDGGRGTGGTQLLPLDHDGRPADAFGRLGVAFKARFSRTEVKVGEWMPVLPILRSDDGRSLPQTLRGGQITSKEIDGLTLYGGQFRANSPRDDSSMRDLSMTGKTAFTSDRFNFQGAEYAFNDKRTQVGVWNAQLKDIYRQQFVNLIHSQPVGDWTLGANLGFFYGKDDGSARAGSLDNKTWSGLFSARYGGNTFYVGLQKLTGDSAWMRVNGTSGGTLSNDSYNSSYDNAEEKSWQVRHDYNFAALGVPGLTLMNRYISGSNVHTGTVTDGKEWGRESELGYTVQSGSLKNLTLRWRNSSMRRDYSNNEFDENRLIVSYPISLL; encoded by the coding sequence ATGAGCACTTTCCATCCGCGCCAGCTCCTGCTGGCCAGCGTTGTCAGCAGTCTTGCCCTCCCCGCTTTGGCCGAAGAACACGGCTTTCTCGAAGACGCCAGCGCCAACCTCAACCTGCGTAATTTTTTCTTCAACCGCAACTACACCAACCCGACCAAAACCCAGGGCGGCGCGCAGGAGTGGACGCAAAGCTTCATCCTCGATGCCAAGTCCGGGTTCACTCAAGGCACCGTCGGCTTCGGGGTGGACGTGCTGGGCTTGTACTCGCTCAAGCTCGATGGCGGGCGCGGCACCGGCGGCACGCAGTTATTGCCGCTGGATCACGACGGGCGCCCAGCCGATGCGTTCGGTCGCCTGGGCGTGGCGTTCAAGGCGCGTTTTTCCAGGACCGAAGTGAAAGTTGGCGAATGGATGCCGGTGCTGCCGATCCTGCGTTCGGACGATGGCCGCTCGTTGCCGCAAACCTTGCGTGGCGGCCAGATCACGTCCAAGGAAATCGACGGCCTGACCCTGTATGGCGGTCAGTTTCGAGCGAACAGCCCACGGGACGACAGCAGCATGCGCGACCTGTCGATGACCGGCAAAACCGCCTTCACCTCCGACCGCTTCAACTTCCAGGGCGCCGAATACGCCTTCAACGACAAACGCACCCAAGTCGGGGTGTGGAATGCCCAGCTCAAGGACATCTACCGCCAGCAGTTCGTCAACCTGATCCACAGCCAGCCCGTGGGCGACTGGACCCTGGGCGCCAACCTGGGCTTCTTCTACGGCAAGGACGACGGCAGCGCCCGCGCCGGCAGCCTGGACAACAAGACCTGGTCCGGCCTGTTTTCTGCCAGGTACGGCGGCAACACCTTCTACGTCGGCCTGCAAAAGCTCACCGGCGACAGCGCCTGGATGCGTGTCAACGGCACCAGCGGCGGCACCCTGTCCAACGACAGCTATAACTCGAGCTATGACAACGCCGAGGAAAAATCCTGGCAGGTTCGCCACGACTACAACTTCGCGGCCCTTGGTGTACCCGGCCTTACCCTGATGAACCGCTATATCAGCGGCAGCAACGTGCACACCGGCACGGTGACCGACGGCAAGGAGTGGGGCCGCGAAAGCGAATTGGGCTACACCGTGCAAAGCGGCAGCCTGAAAAACCTGACCTTGCGCTGGCGCAATTCGAGCATGCGGCGCGACTACAGCAACAATGAGTTCGATGAAAACCGGTTGATCGTCAGCTACCCGATAAGTCTGCTGTAA
- the adeC gene encoding AdeC/AdeK/OprM family multidrug efflux complex outer membrane factor — translation MSKSLLSLAVTAFVLSGCSLIPDYQRPEAPVAAQFPQGPAYSSAQAPGQAAAEQGWKQFFHDPALQQLIQTALVNNRDLRVAALNIDAYAAQYQIQRADLFPAVSATGNGTRSRTPARLSQTGESNISSQYSAGLGISSYELDLFGRVRSLSEEALQKYFATEEARRSTQISLVASVANAYLTWQADKELLKLTQDTLGAFEQSFKLTSRSNEVGVASALDLSQARTSVENARVQLARYTRQVAQDENSLTLLLGTGLPANIASKPLSDDLLSEVPAGLPSDLLQRRPDIVQAEYNLKAANANIGAARAAFFPSISLTASAGTASPNLGGLFKGGSGTWSFAPQINIPIFNAGSLRASLDYSKIQKEINVANYEKAIQTGFQEVSDGLAARATYKQQLDAQRGFVAANQDYYRLAERRYRIGVDSNLTFLDAQRQLFSAQQSLITDRLAQLTSEVNLYKALGGGWNEQTAKNEPVKEEAPPLKLF, via the coding sequence ATGAGCAAGTCGCTACTTTCCTTAGCCGTCACCGCCTTCGTGCTCAGTGGCTGCTCGCTGATCCCTGACTACCAGCGCCCCGAAGCGCCGGTAGCGGCGCAGTTCCCGCAGGGGCCGGCGTATTCGTCGGCCCAGGCGCCGGGCCAGGCTGCCGCCGAGCAAGGCTGGAAGCAGTTTTTCCATGACCCTGCCCTGCAACAGCTGATCCAGACCGCGCTGGTGAACAACCGTGACCTGCGCGTCGCGGCCCTGAACATCGACGCCTATGCGGCGCAGTACCAGATCCAGCGTGCCGACCTGTTCCCGGCCGTCTCGGCCACCGGCAACGGCACCCGCTCGCGTACCCCGGCGCGGCTGTCGCAGACCGGTGAATCGAACATTTCCAGCCAATACTCGGCGGGCCTGGGGATCAGCTCTTATGAGCTGGACCTGTTCGGCCGCGTGCGCAGCCTCAGTGAAGAAGCACTGCAGAAGTACTTCGCCACCGAAGAAGCGCGGCGCAGCACCCAGATCAGCCTGGTGGCCAGTGTGGCCAATGCCTACCTGACCTGGCAGGCCGACAAGGAACTGCTCAAGCTGACCCAGGACACCCTCGGCGCGTTCGAGCAGAGCTTCAAGCTGACCTCGCGCAGCAACGAAGTCGGCGTGGCCTCGGCCCTGGACCTCAGCCAGGCGCGCACCTCGGTGGAAAACGCCCGGGTGCAGCTTGCCCGCTATACGCGCCAGGTGGCCCAGGACGAAAACAGCCTGACCCTGCTGCTGGGCACCGGCCTGCCGGCGAATATCGCCAGCAAGCCACTGTCCGATGACCTGCTCAGCGAAGTACCGGCCGGCCTGCCGTCGGACCTGCTGCAACGGCGTCCCGATATCGTGCAGGCCGAGTACAACCTCAAGGCTGCCAACGCCAACATCGGTGCGGCCCGCGCGGCGTTCTTCCCGAGCATCAGCCTGACCGCCAGCGCCGGTACCGCCAGCCCGAACCTGGGCGGCCTGTTCAAGGGCGGCTCGGGCACCTGGTCGTTCGCACCGCAGATCAACATCCCGATCTTCAACGCCGGTAGCCTGCGCGCAAGCCTGGACTACTCGAAGATCCAGAAAGAGATCAACGTGGCCAACTACGAGAAGGCCATTCAGACCGGCTTCCAGGAAGTTTCCGACGGCCTCGCCGCGCGGGCGACCTACAAGCAGCAACTGGACGCCCAACGTGGTTTCGTCGCCGCCAACCAGGATTACTACCGCCTGGCCGAGCGTCGCTACCGTATCGGTGTGGACAGCAACCTGACCTTCCTCGACGCCCAGCGCCAACTGTTCAGTGCCCAGCAGTCGCTGATCACCGACCGCCTGGCGCAGCTGACCAGCGAGGTCAACTTGTACAAGGCTCTCGGCGGTGGCTGGAACGAGCAGACCGCGAAAAATGAGCCGGTGAAAGAAGAAGCACCGCCGCTTAAGTTGTTCTGA
- a CDS encoding efflux RND transporter permease subunit produces the protein MSKFFIDRPIFAWVIALVIMLVGALSILKLPINQYPAIAPTAIDIQVTYPGASAQTVQDTVVQVIEQQLNGIDNLRYVASDSNSDGSMTITATFNQGTNPDIAQVQVQNKLNLATPLLPQEVQQQGIRVTKSVKNFLMVIGLVSEDGSMTKDDLSNYIVSNIQDPISRTSGVGDFQVFGSQYAMRIWLDPAKLNNFQLTPVDVSNAIKAQNVQVATGQLGGLPALPGTQLNATIIGKTRLQSAEEFAKILMKVNADGSQVRLGDVARIELGGQNYSISAQFNGKPASGMAIKLAAGANALDTGKAIRATVASLEPFFPPGMKAVVPYDTTPVVTESISGVVHTLVEAIVLVFLVMFLFLQNFRATIITTMTVPVVLLGTFGILAAFGFTINTLTMFGMILAIGLLVDDAIVVVENVERVMAEEHLSPKEATIKSMGQIQGALVGIALVLSAVLLPMAFFGGSTGVIYRQFSITIVSAMALSVLVALIFTPALCATMLKAIDPEKHGQPKRGFFGWFNRTFDSGVLKYERGVGGMIKHKIPAFIVYALILAGMIWMFTRIPSAFLPEEDQGVIFAQVQTPVGASAERTQKVIDDMRAFLLHDKEGEPGEGKAVKSVFTVNGFNFAGRGQSSGLAFVMLKPWDERDSSQSVFEVAKRAQGYFFGAFKDAMVFAIVPPSVLELGNATGFDVFLQDQGGVGHDKLMAARNQFLGAAAQSKILAGVRPNGVNDEPQYELTVDDEKASAQGISLSDIQQTLAIALGGSYINDFIDRGRVKKVYVQGDAASRMSPEDLDKWYVRADSGKMVPLSAISSGKWIYGSPKLSRYNGVAAMEILGTPAPGYSTGDAMAEVERIAKELPAGIGYAWTGLSYEERLSGSQAPALYALSLLVVFLCLAALYESWSIPIAVILVVPLGVIGALIATSMRGLSNDVFFQVGLLVTVGLAAKNAILIVEFAKELHEQGKGIVEAAIEASRMRLRPIIMTSMAFVLGVLPLAISTGAGSGSQHAIGTGVIGGMITATVLAIFWVPLFYATVSSAGERKKKDTTETPKEAGQ, from the coding sequence ATGTCGAAATTTTTTATCGACCGTCCCATTTTTGCCTGGGTAATTGCCCTGGTGATCATGCTGGTCGGGGCACTGTCGATCCTGAAGCTGCCCATCAACCAATACCCGGCCATTGCGCCAACCGCCATTGATATCCAAGTGACCTACCCGGGCGCGTCCGCACAAACCGTGCAAGACACCGTGGTGCAGGTCATCGAGCAGCAGCTCAACGGTATCGACAACCTGCGCTATGTGGCCTCGGACAGTAACTCCGACGGCAGCATGACCATCACCGCGACGTTCAACCAGGGTACCAACCCGGACATCGCCCAGGTTCAGGTGCAGAACAAGCTGAACCTGGCGACCCCACTGCTGCCGCAAGAAGTGCAGCAGCAGGGTATCCGCGTGACCAAGTCGGTGAAGAACTTCCTGATGGTGATCGGTCTGGTGTCGGAAGACGGCAGCATGACCAAGGACGACCTCTCCAACTACATCGTGTCCAATATCCAGGACCCGATTTCCCGTACCTCGGGTGTGGGTGACTTCCAGGTCTTCGGTTCGCAGTACGCCATGCGTATCTGGCTCGACCCGGCCAAGCTGAACAACTTCCAGCTCACGCCGGTGGATGTCAGCAACGCCATCAAGGCCCAGAACGTGCAGGTGGCCACCGGTCAACTGGGCGGCCTGCCCGCCCTGCCCGGCACTCAACTGAACGCCACGATTATCGGCAAGACCCGCCTGCAAAGCGCCGAAGAGTTCGCCAAGATCCTGATGAAGGTGAACGCCGACGGCTCGCAGGTGCGCCTGGGCGACGTTGCGCGTATTGAACTGGGCGGCCAGAACTACAGCATCAGCGCGCAGTTCAACGGCAAGCCGGCGTCCGGTATGGCGATCAAGCTGGCCGCCGGGGCGAACGCCCTGGACACCGGCAAAGCGATCCGCGCCACCGTGGCGTCCCTGGAACCGTTCTTCCCGCCTGGCATGAAAGCCGTGGTGCCGTACGACACCACCCCGGTGGTGACCGAATCGATCTCCGGTGTGGTGCACACCCTGGTCGAAGCGATCGTGCTGGTGTTCCTGGTGATGTTCCTGTTCCTGCAGAACTTCCGCGCCACCATCATCACCACCATGACCGTTCCGGTGGTATTGCTGGGGACCTTCGGGATCCTGGCGGCGTTCGGTTTCACCATCAACACCCTGACCATGTTCGGCATGATCCTGGCCATCGGCCTGCTGGTGGACGATGCCATCGTGGTGGTGGAAAACGTCGAACGGGTCATGGCCGAGGAGCACCTGTCGCCCAAGGAAGCGACCATCAAATCCATGGGCCAGATCCAGGGCGCCCTGGTGGGTATTGCCCTGGTACTCTCGGCGGTATTGCTGCCGATGGCCTTCTTCGGCGGCTCCACCGGGGTGATCTACCGCCAGTTCTCCATCACCATCGTGTCGGCGATGGCGTTGTCGGTACTGGTTGCCCTGATCTTCACCCCGGCCCTGTGCGCCACCATGCTCAAGGCGATCGATCCGGAAAAGCACGGCCAACCCAAGCGCGGCTTCTTCGGCTGGTTCAACCGCACCTTCGACAGCGGCGTACTCAAGTACGAGCGCGGCGTGGGCGGCATGATCAAGCACAAGATCCCGGCTTTCATCGTGTATGCGCTGATCCTGGCCGGCATGATCTGGATGTTCACCCGTATTCCGAGCGCGTTCCTGCCTGAGGAAGACCAGGGCGTGATCTTTGCCCAGGTACAGACACCGGTGGGCGCCTCAGCCGAGCGTACGCAAAAAGTCATCGACGACATGCGCGCCTTCCTGCTGCATGACAAGGAAGGCGAGCCGGGCGAAGGCAAGGCCGTGAAATCGGTATTTACCGTAAACGGTTTCAACTTCGCCGGTCGCGGCCAGAGCTCGGGGCTGGCATTCGTGATGCTCAAGCCGTGGGACGAGCGCGATTCATCCCAGTCGGTGTTCGAAGTGGCCAAGCGCGCCCAGGGTTACTTCTTCGGGGCCTTCAAGGACGCCATGGTATTTGCCATCGTGCCGCCTTCGGTCCTGGAACTGGGTAACGCCACAGGCTTCGACGTGTTCCTGCAGGACCAGGGTGGCGTCGGCCATGACAAGCTGATGGCAGCGCGTAACCAGTTCCTCGGTGCGGCGGCCCAGAGCAAGATCCTGGCGGGCGTGCGGCCCAACGGCGTGAACGATGAGCCGCAGTACGAACTGACCGTCGATGACGAGAAAGCCAGCGCCCAGGGCATCAGCCTGTCGGACATCCAGCAGACCCTGGCCATCGCGTTGGGCGGCAGCTACATCAACGACTTCATCGACCGTGGTCGGGTGAAGAAGGTGTATGTGCAAGGTGATGCCGCCAGCCGTATGTCGCCGGAAGACCTGGACAAATGGTACGTGCGCGCCGACTCCGGGAAGATGGTGCCGCTGTCGGCCATCTCGTCGGGCAAGTGGATCTACGGCTCGCCCAAGCTCTCGCGTTACAACGGTGTAGCGGCCATGGAAATCCTCGGCACGCCGGCGCCTGGCTACAGTACCGGTGACGCAATGGCGGAAGTCGAGCGCATTGCCAAGGAACTGCCGGCCGGCATCGGCTATGCCTGGACGGGCCTGTCGTACGAAGAACGTCTGTCCGGCTCCCAGGCGCCTGCGCTGTATGCCCTGTCGTTGCTGGTGGTGTTCCTGTGCCTGGCGGCCTTGTATGAAAGCTGGTCGATCCCGATTGCGGTGATTCTGGTCGTGCCGCTGGGTGTGATCGGTGCGCTGATTGCCACCAGCATGCGCGGCTTGTCCAATGACGTGTTCTTCCAGGTAGGCTTGCTGGTCACGGTGGGCCTGGCGGCGAAGAACGCCATCCTGATCGTGGAGTTCGCCAAGGAGCTTCACGAGCAAGGCAAGGGCATTGTCGAGGCGGCCATCGAGGCGTCCCGCATGCGTCTGCGCCCGATCATCATGACGTCCATGGCGTTCGTGCTCGGCGTATTGCCGCTGGCGATTTCCACCGGAGCAGGCTCGGGCAGCCAGCATGCAATCGGTACCGGCGTGATCGGCGGTATGATCACGGCAACGGTGCTGGCGATCTTCTGGGTGCCGTTGTTCTACGCAACCGTGTCCTCCGCCGGCGAACGTAAAAAGAAAGACACCACTGAAACTCCTAAAGAGGCTGGCCAATGA
- a CDS encoding efflux RND transporter periplasmic adaptor subunit: MQLKPAVTALVTAVALASLLSGCKKEEAAPPAQTPQVGVVTIQPQAFTLTTELPGRTTAYRIAEVRPQVNGIILKRLFKEGADVKEGQQLYQIDPSVYEATLKSAQAKLTQTKSITDRYKQLVDEQAVSRQEYDTAVADRMTAEADLQSAQINVRYTKVFAPISGRIGRSAVTEGALVNNGQTDAMAVIQQLDPIYVDVTQSSAEMLKLRRDLESGQLQKAGDNAAMVKLTLEDGSDYGQQGKLEFSEVSVDQTTGSVTLRAVFPNPDHVLLPGMFVHAQLQAGVNSKAILAPQQGVTRDLKGTPTALIVNADNKVEQRELVANRTAGAYWLVEKGLNAGDRVITEGLQYVKPGAEVKVTEAGNAKPAGSAAPAAAAGKGE; the protein is encoded by the coding sequence ATGCAACTTAAGCCAGCTGTTACCGCTCTGGTCACTGCCGTCGCCCTGGCATCGCTGCTCAGCGGATGTAAAAAGGAAGAAGCGGCTCCGCCCGCTCAAACCCCTCAGGTCGGCGTGGTCACTATTCAACCGCAAGCCTTCACCCTGACCACCGAGCTGCCGGGCCGCACCACGGCCTACCGCATTGCCGAAGTGCGTCCTCAGGTGAACGGCATCATTCTCAAGCGCCTGTTCAAGGAAGGCGCGGACGTGAAGGAAGGGCAGCAGCTCTACCAGATCGATCCGTCGGTGTATGAAGCCACGCTCAAGAGCGCCCAGGCCAAGCTGACGCAGACCAAGTCGATCACCGATCGCTACAAGCAACTGGTCGATGAGCAAGCTGTCAGCCGCCAGGAATACGACACCGCCGTCGCCGACCGCATGACCGCCGAAGCCGACCTGCAGAGCGCGCAGATCAATGTGCGCTACACCAAGGTGTTCGCCCCGATCTCCGGGCGTATCGGCCGTTCCGCGGTCACCGAAGGCGCGCTGGTCAACAACGGCCAGACCGATGCCATGGCCGTGATCCAGCAACTGGACCCGATCTACGTCGACGTCACCCAGTCCTCGGCCGAAATGCTGAAACTGCGTCGCGACCTGGAAAGCGGCCAGTTGCAGAAAGCCGGTGACAACGCCGCCATGGTCAAGCTGACCCTGGAAGACGGCAGCGACTACGGCCAGCAAGGCAAACTGGAATTCTCCGAAGTGTCGGTCGACCAGACCACCGGTTCCGTGACCCTGCGCGCTGTGTTCCCCAACCCTGACCATGTGCTGCTGCCGGGGATGTTCGTACACGCCCAGTTGCAAGCCGGTGTGAACAGCAAGGCCATTCTCGCGCCGCAACAGGGCGTGACCCGTGACCTCAAGGGCACCCCGACGGCCCTGATCGTCAATGCCGACAACAAGGTCGAGCAGCGTGAACTGGTGGCCAACCGTACCGCCGGCGCCTACTGGCTGGTGGAGAAAGGCCTCAACGCGGGTGATCGCGTCATCACCGAAGGTTTGCAGTACGTCAAGCCGGGCGCCGAGGTGAAGGTCACTGAAGCGGGCAACGCCAAGCCCGCCGGTTCCGCCGCTCCTGCTGCCGCTGCCGGCAAAGGGGAGTAA
- a CDS encoding TetR family transcriptional regulator, giving the protein MVRRTKEEAQETRSQILQAAEQAFYERGVARTTLADIAALAGVTRGAIYWHFSNKSDLLQALLDTLHEPLDELARASESEDEVDPLGCMRKLLIHLYHQVALDPKTRRINEILFHKCEFTDEMCDMRRQRQAHSLECNLRIGLTLRNAVHRGQLPESLDTNRAAVCIHAYIHGLIGQWLLVPDSFQLHQDAERWVDAGLDMLRLSPSLRN; this is encoded by the coding sequence ATGGTTCGTCGCACCAAAGAGGAAGCTCAGGAAACCCGCAGCCAGATCCTCCAAGCCGCCGAGCAAGCCTTTTATGAACGTGGCGTTGCACGGACCACGCTGGCGGACATCGCCGCCCTGGCCGGCGTGACGCGCGGTGCCATCTACTGGCACTTCAGTAACAAGTCCGATTTGCTGCAGGCCCTGCTCGACACGCTGCACGAACCCCTGGACGAGTTGGCCCGGGCGAGTGAAAGCGAGGATGAAGTCGACCCGTTGGGGTGCATGCGCAAGCTGCTGATTCATCTCTATCATCAAGTGGCCCTGGACCCGAAAACCCGGCGCATCAACGAAATCCTGTTTCATAAGTGCGAGTTCACCGATGAAATGTGTGACATGCGCCGCCAGCGCCAGGCCCATAGCCTGGAGTGCAACCTGCGCATCGGCCTGACGTTGCGTAACGCGGTGCATCGCGGTCAATTACCCGAAAGTCTTGATACCAACCGTGCTGCGGTGTGCATTCATGCCTATATCCACGGCCTCATCGGCCAGTGGCTGCTGGTGCCTGACAGCTTTCAATTGCATCAGGACGCCGAGCGCTGGGTGGACGCAGGGCTGGACATGCTGCGCCTGAGCCCCAGCCTGCGCAATTGA
- a CDS encoding alkene reductase: MTTIFDPIKLGDLELSNRIIMAPLTRCRADEGRVPNALMAEYYVQRASAGLILSEATSVTPMGVGYPDTPGIWSNDQVRGWANITKAVHGAGGKIFLQLWHVGRISHESYLNGETPVAPSAIQAKGHVSLVRPLADYPTPRALETAEIADIVDAYRTGAENAKAAGFDGVEIHGANGYLLDQFLQSSTNQRTDQYGGSLENRARLLLEVTDAAIEVWGAGRVGVHLAPRADAHDMGDDNLAETFTYVASELGKRGIAFICSREKEGADSLGPQLKKAFGGVYIANERFTKDSANAWLAAGKADAVAFGIPFIANPDLPARLKADAPLNEPHPETFYGKGPVGYIDYPTLPI; the protein is encoded by the coding sequence ATGACGACTATTTTCGATCCGATAAAACTGGGCGACCTCGAACTGTCGAACCGCATCATCATGGCGCCGCTGACCCGCTGCCGTGCCGATGAAGGCCGCGTGCCCAACGCACTGATGGCCGAGTATTACGTGCAGCGCGCATCCGCCGGGCTGATCCTCAGCGAAGCCACTTCCGTAACGCCGATGGGTGTGGGTTACCCGGACACGCCGGGCATCTGGTCCAACGACCAGGTGCGCGGCTGGGCCAACATCACCAAGGCTGTGCACGGCGCAGGCGGCAAGATCTTCCTGCAACTGTGGCACGTCGGCCGCATCTCCCATGAGTCGTACCTCAATGGCGAAACCCCGGTGGCGCCGAGCGCGATCCAGGCCAAAGGCCACGTCAGCCTGGTGCGCCCGCTGGCCGACTACCCTACCCCGCGCGCCCTGGAAACCGCTGAAATCGCCGACATCGTCGACGCTTACCGCACCGGCGCCGAAAACGCCAAGGCCGCCGGTTTCGACGGCGTGGAAATCCACGGCGCCAACGGCTACCTGCTCGACCAGTTCCTGCAAAGCAGCACCAACCAGCGCACCGACCAGTACGGCGGCTCCCTGGAGAACCGTGCGCGCCTGTTGCTGGAAGTGACCGACGCCGCTATCGAAGTCTGGGGCGCCGGCCGCGTGGGCGTACACCTGGCACCGCGTGCCGACGCCCACGACATGGGCGACGACAACCTGGCGGAAACCTTCACCTACGTCGCCAGCGAACTGGGCAAACGTGGTATCGCCTTCATCTGCTCCCGGGAAAAAGAAGGCGCGGACAGCCTCGGCCCACAGCTGAAAAAAGCCTTCGGCGGCGTGTACATCGCCAACGAACGCTTCACCAAGGACAGCGCCAACGCCTGGCTGGCCGCCGGCAAGGCCGACGCCGTGGCCTTCGGCATACCGTTCATTGCCAACCCGGACCTGCCGGCGCGCCTGAAGGCCGATGCGCCGTTGAACGAGCCGCACCCGGAAACCTTCTATGGCAAAGGCCCGGTCGGCTATATCGACTACCCAACCCTGCCGATCTAA
- a CDS encoding ArsR/SmtB family transcription factor: MSIDLDELIKALAHPVRRDILTWLKDPKVQFPEQLHNHEYGICAGQIDQRCGLSQSTVSAHLATLQRAGLITSQKAGQWHFFRRNEETIQAFLAALITELSATELQ; this comes from the coding sequence ATGTCCATCGACCTCGACGAACTAATAAAAGCCCTGGCGCACCCGGTACGACGAGACATCCTCACCTGGCTGAAAGACCCGAAAGTGCAGTTCCCCGAGCAACTGCACAACCACGAATACGGCATTTGCGCCGGGCAGATCGACCAGCGCTGCGGCTTGTCCCAGTCGACCGTGTCGGCCCACTTGGCCACGTTGCAACGGGCGGGCCTGATCACCAGCCAGAAAGCCGGACAGTGGCACTTTTTCAGACGCAACGAAGAAACGATCCAAGCCTTCCTCGCAGCGCTCATCACCGAACTCAGCGCTACTGAGCTGCAATAA
- a CDS encoding ACP phosphodiesterase codes for MNYLAHLHLGGQLPAQLLGSLYGDFVKGRLQGQFSPQIEAAIQLHRSIDRFTDSHPLVGAALSRFSLTRRRYAGIVLDVFFDHCLARDWALYADQPLERFTAQVYRVLAAEPALPGRLAQIAPYMAADDWLGSYREFAVMEPVLRGISRRLTDSEALGFAMRELRELYEPLSEDFRVFYPQLQSFAHIQLTTEI; via the coding sequence ATGAATTATCTCGCACATCTGCACCTGGGCGGCCAACTTCCTGCGCAATTGCTGGGCAGCCTTTATGGCGACTTCGTCAAAGGCCGCCTGCAGGGCCAGTTCAGCCCGCAAATCGAAGCGGCGATCCAGTTGCATCGCTCCATTGACCGGTTCACCGACAGCCACCCCTTGGTAGGGGCAGCGTTGTCGCGCTTCAGCCTGACCCGCAGGCGCTATGCCGGGATTGTGCTCGACGTGTTTTTCGATCATTGCCTGGCGCGGGATTGGGCGCTGTATGCCGACCAGCCGCTGGAGCGCTTCACCGCGCAGGTGTACCGCGTGCTCGCCGCAGAGCCCGCGTTGCCGGGCCGGCTGGCGCAGATTGCGCCGTATATGGCGGCGGATGATTGGCTAGGCTCGTACCGCGAGTTTGCGGTGATGGAGCCGGTGTTGCGCGGGATTTCGCGGCGGTTGACGGACTCTGAAGCGCTGGGATTTGCGATGCGTGAGTTGCGCGAGCTTTACGAGCCTTTGAGTGAGGATTTCCGGGTTTTCTACCCCCAATTACAGAGCTTTGCACATATCCAACTGACCACTGAGATCTAA
- a CDS encoding lysophospholipid acyltransferase family protein — MDRLRVYGRIARVLVVVALGLSMASVFGLFERLGVANSMVRRQRWSRFFMARLTNALPFRVTVHGEVPQTPMLWVSNHVSWTDIPLLGAVAPMSFLSKAEVRTWPVAGWLAAKAGSLFIRRGAGDSQLIRKQMTRHLEQQHPLLMFPEGTTTDGRSLRTFHGRLLASAIDADVSLQPVAIRYLRDGQVDSLAPFIGDDDLLSHLMRLFGNDQGDVQIHLLKPIACAGQERAALAYQAQQAVQKALFGPLPEAEPVAARPAFAA; from the coding sequence ATGGACCGCCTGCGCGTGTACGGGCGCATCGCCCGGGTGCTGGTGGTGGTGGCGCTGGGCTTGAGCATGGCCAGTGTGTTTGGCCTGTTCGAGCGCCTGGGGGTGGCCAACTCGATGGTGCGGCGCCAGCGTTGGTCGCGATTCTTCATGGCACGGCTGACCAATGCCCTGCCCTTTCGCGTGACGGTGCACGGCGAGGTGCCGCAAACGCCGATGTTGTGGGTGAGCAATCATGTGTCCTGGACGGATATTCCGTTGCTGGGCGCAGTGGCACCGATGTCGTTTTTGTCCAAGGCCGAAGTGCGCACCTGGCCGGTGGCCGGCTGGTTGGCGGCCAAGGCCGGCAGCCTGTTCATTCGTCGCGGCGCGGGTGACAGCCAGCTGATCCGCAAGCAGATGACCCGTCATCTGGAACAACAGCACCCGCTGCTGATGTTCCCCGAAGGCACCACCACCGACGGGCGCAGCCTGCGCACCTTTCACGGACGCTTGCTGGCCAGTGCGATCGATGCGGATGTGTCGCTGCAACCGGTGGCGATCCGTTATTTGCGCGACGGCCAGGTGGACTCACTGGCGCCGTTCATTGGCGATGACGATTTGCTGTCGCACTTGATGCGGCTGTTTGGCAATGACCAGGGCGATGTGCAGATTCATCTGCTCAAGCCGATAGCCTGCGCCGGGCAGGAACGCGCGGCGCTGGCCTACCAGGCGCAGCAGGCGGTGCAGAAGGCGTTGTTCGGGCCTTTGCCGGAAGCTGAGCCAGTGGCTGCTCGACCAGCGTTCGCCGCCTGA